One Luteibacter aegosomaticola genomic window carries:
- a CDS encoding S8 family peptidase, translated as MVRHYALICLTLFAVSPAFAATRFIVRFADQASANAAIAPQPSPESTTRRKRATDPGQPRHIATLAGGAQLFDVDDGNPAHFVRLPGVISVEEDRIVRPAALADPLYPRQWSLHDPMSGIDAEVAWKYTRGEGAVIAVLDTGATAHPELGGQLLPGYDFVADAARARDGDGRDPDPKDEGDWEEPGDCGRRTGSRSSWHGTHVMAIAAARRGNRLGIAGVAPEAKLLPVRVLAHCGGYLSDVIDAIAWASGGEVPGVPPVARRADVINLSLGVEGACGDAMGDAVAQARARGVAVVVAAGNEGVAAASMAPGNCPGVINVAALDRFGRHAWYANHGAAVTLAAPGGSLRGVRADDILSAVDQGARVAWRSVFGYLAGTSMAAPHVSGVVALMRSADPTLGVDDITRHLVDSARPARCPKGCGAGLLDAGATLDAVIAERSPLL; from the coding sequence ATGGTCCGTCATTACGCTTTAATCTGCCTCACGCTGTTCGCCGTCTCACCGGCCTTCGCTGCCACGCGGTTCATCGTTCGCTTTGCCGACCAGGCATCGGCGAACGCGGCAATCGCTCCCCAGCCTTCTCCTGAATCCACGACACGGCGCAAGCGCGCGACAGACCCCGGCCAGCCACGGCACATCGCTACGCTCGCGGGCGGTGCGCAGCTGTTCGATGTGGACGATGGCAATCCAGCGCATTTCGTGCGGCTCCCGGGCGTCATCAGCGTGGAGGAGGACCGCATCGTGCGGCCCGCCGCGCTGGCCGATCCGCTCTATCCGCGGCAGTGGTCGCTGCACGACCCGATGTCGGGTATCGATGCCGAAGTGGCGTGGAAGTACACACGCGGCGAAGGTGCCGTCATCGCCGTGCTGGACACGGGCGCCACGGCGCATCCCGAACTGGGCGGACAACTTCTCCCCGGCTACGACTTCGTGGCTGATGCCGCCCGTGCGCGCGATGGCGACGGGCGAGACCCCGATCCGAAGGACGAAGGCGACTGGGAAGAGCCCGGCGATTGCGGCCGCCGCACGGGTTCGCGGTCGTCATGGCACGGCACGCATGTAATGGCGATTGCCGCGGCACGTCGTGGTAATCGCCTTGGCATCGCCGGCGTGGCGCCGGAGGCGAAGCTTCTCCCGGTGCGCGTGCTGGCGCATTGCGGGGGATATCTCTCCGATGTCATCGATGCGATCGCGTGGGCGTCGGGCGGCGAGGTGCCGGGCGTGCCGCCGGTGGCGCGGCGCGCTGATGTCATCAACCTGAGCCTCGGCGTGGAGGGCGCGTGCGGGGACGCGATGGGCGACGCGGTGGCGCAGGCACGTGCGCGGGGTGTAGCGGTGGTCGTGGCGGCCGGGAACGAGGGTGTCGCCGCCGCCAGCATGGCGCCAGGCAATTGCCCAGGCGTCATCAACGTTGCAGCGCTCGACCGGTTTGGCCGGCATGCGTGGTACGCCAACCACGGTGCCGCCGTCACGCTCGCGGCGCCAGGCGGTTCGCTGCGCGGCGTGCGCGCTGACGACATTCTCTCAGCCGTGGACCAGGGCGCGCGGGTGGCATGGCGCAGCGTCTTCGGCTACCTGGCCGGCACGTCGATGGCCGCGCCGCATGTGAGCGGCGTCGTGGCGCTGATGCGCTCGGCGGATCCGACGCTTGGCGTCGATGACATCACGCGCCATCTGGTCGATAGCGCCCGACCCGCACGGTGCCCGAAAGGCTGTGGCGCTGGCCTGCTGGATGCCGGCGCCACCCTGGACGCCGTCATCGCAGAACGATCACCGCTGTTGTAG
- a CDS encoding asparaginase domain-containing protein, with the protein MQHLTIVTTGGTIDKVYFDDKSDYQIGSPQIGDILTQLGVAFRFDVIPILRKDSLHVTDEDRALMRSTIEAQPHRHVLMTHGTDTMVETAAKLEGIPGKVIVLTGALNPARFQGSDAVFNIGCAVGAVQTLEDGVYIAMNGRVWDPKKVRKNRDANRFEAV; encoded by the coding sequence ATGCAGCATCTCACCATCGTCACCACCGGCGGCACCATCGATAAGGTCTACTTCGACGACAAGTCGGATTACCAGATCGGCTCGCCGCAGATCGGCGACATCCTGACCCAGCTGGGCGTCGCGTTCCGTTTCGACGTGATCCCCATCCTGCGCAAGGACAGCCTGCACGTGACGGACGAGGATCGCGCCCTCATGCGCAGCACGATCGAAGCGCAGCCGCACCGGCACGTGCTGATGACCCACGGCACCGACACCATGGTCGAGACCGCGGCAAAGCTCGAAGGCATTCCGGGCAAGGTCATCGTGCTCACCGGTGCGCTGAACCCGGCCCGCTTCCAGGGCTCCGATGCGGTGTTCAACATCGGCTGCGCCGTGGGCGCGGTGCAGACCCTGGAAGATGGCGTCTACATCGCCATGAACGGCCGCGTGTGGGATCCGAAGAAGGTCCGCAAGAACCGCGACGCCAATCGCTTCGAAGCGGTCTGA